A segment of the Flavobacterium azooxidireducens genome:
ATTTGTGCTGTGATGGGAATGGTTAGAAAAACCTCATTTTGACCCACAATTTTTGCTTGACTGAAATCAATCGCCATCGCTCCGCCTAAATCAGTTTCAGGAGCATGATAAAGCACTTTTCCTTGTCCTAATAATGTAGTTGCCGAAGGTGCTAGTTCTAAATAATGAGCACTAATGCTTTTCATATCAGGTGTTTGAGCTGCATTTCCATTGGGAATAACCGAAGGTTGTCCTAAATTATTCAACCTCATTTGATTTGGATCAAACTTAATTTTGATGATTAAATTAGCCGGTTCAGCAGGTCCGTCTTCGGAACTACAAGAGAAAAATCCGTAACTTATCGCTAAGAGAAAAAGTACAGAAGTCAATTTAATCAGTTTGGTCATCTTAGTAGGTTTTGGTCACATCTTCGTCTATAACGAGAATAAAGTCGGCTTTATTGTAATGTTCTTGTTCTAATTTACTTAACTCTTTTTGTTCAACCGTAGCAATCGTAATAATTTTGGTGTTTTTACGGTATTGATCTACATACCAATTGATTCCTTCAAAAAAATCACTGTGATACGTTCCGTTATAATGCACAAAAATAGTGCCGTTTTTTAGGTTTTGAACGATAAAATGAGCCATCGTTGCATCTTTAATTGCTTGGGCTTTTGGCATCTTTTCTCCGGCATGGCCACCCATCATTTCTAACATTTTTTGATAACCGGGCAAATTAATATCAAACGGAATTGGTAACGGAGCAATCCAACTTTTTTCTTCATCGGATAAATCGTCTAAACCTGCAAAATCCTTTTTAAAAACAACACTCGCATATCGTCTTGGCACATTTGTGGCGATAAAAGGGAATTTTTTCGCTTTCGCAAAATCAACTAGTGGTTTGTAATCGGTTTTGTGATTGTTCCACAAACGTGCCGTAGTATCAAACTTTTTCTGGTCTATTTCGTCATTCAAATATTGATTTAATTGCTTTTGATTATCGGCTTCAATCATTTCTGCTCCTAAAATCAATGGCTTTTTTTCGGCTAAATCTTTTGTCAATTCTAATTGCAACCAATGTACGATTGAATTATCATGGTGTTCGCCAAATAAAACAAGTTCTGATTTTTCAGCTGCTTTTAGGATTTTTTCATAGGATGATTTTTTGCCGTTTTTATCGAAAACTTGATAGGGTGATTTGTTCTGAGAGAATGAAGATGTTGATATTAATAGGATTAAAAACCTCACCCCCAACCCCTCTCCAAAGGAGAGGGGAGCGAGCGTACTTAAAAATTTATTCTTTTTTATTTCTTTCATTTTGTGCGATTTCAAAAGGTGTGGATTGTGAAATTTTTCCTTGAGTGATTTTGATTTGATATTTTCCGGGAATTAGATACGTTTTTCCATTTTTTGATTCCGTTAAAGTAACTTTCTTATCTTTTTTCTTCCATTTTTCGATTCCGGATTTTGAAATTTCTACGTCGTAGTTCCATTGATTTATTCCGATTGATGCAGTTTGTTTATCTTCAAATACAACAATTCCGTTTTCGTGAATGACTTGAATCGTAACTTCGCCTTTATTTTTTGCGTAATAATCTACATCTATTTTTGGCTCATTGGCAGGCAGCCATTTACTCCAAGTGCTTCCCCAGAAATCAGAATGAGCAAGATTATCAACTGAAAATATTTTTAGATCTGAAGCTAACGTTTCTTCATTCAATTGCTGAATTGACTTCAAATTCACTTTATAAATCGATCTTCCATGCGTTCCAACCACCAAATCATTAGCTTCGGTTTGAATAACCATGTCGTGCACTGCAACCGGAGGCATTCCGTTGTTAAAAGTTTGCCAGTTTTTACCTTGATCAAATGAAATGTAAACACCATTATCAGAACCCAAATACAAAATATTCGGATTTACATTATCTTCCACTAACACATTTACAGAAAGCGTTTCAAATTTCGGAGCAATTGAATTCCACGTTTGCCCGTAATCATCGGAAAAATAAACATACGGTTTAAAATCATCCCAACGATAACCATTCAAAGTGACATAAACTCGATCGTTTTTGTGAGTCGAAGCCACGACTCTGGAAACCCATAAATCTTTTGGAAAAGTAGTTGAAATATTCTGCCAATTCACACCGCCGTCTTTCGAAATATGCACTAAACCATCATCACTTCCCGCATAAATCACTCCAAATTGTTGTTTGCTTTCGCTAATGGTGGTGAGCGTTCCATAAGCCACATTTCCTTCTTTTCCACCTTGTGTTAAATCGGAAGAAATTGGTGACCACGTTTCTCCTTGATCGAAAGAACGGTGAAGATATTGGGAACCCATGTACAAAATATCTTGGTTATGCGAAGACAACAAAATCGGTGTTTGCCAATTGAATCGTAACGGTTTTTCATCTTTTTTTGCTTTAGGCGAAATGTATTTCATTTCCTTTTTACTTCTGTCGATGCGATAATAATTCCCAAACTGAAAACCTGTAAAAACGATGTCAGCATTTCTTCGGTCAATTTGCGTTTGCATCCCATCGCCGCCCATTAAACTTTCAAACGGATATTTTCCTTCCTGATGCCATTCTACGTTGTATTTATAATTACTCGGGCCAACCCAAACGCCGTTATCCTGCATTCCACCATAAATGTTATATGGTTTTTGATAATCTACGCTCACGGAATAAAACTGACTCACTCCATGCGGATTGCATTTTATCCAATTGGCTCCATCATCATACGAAATATTCAATCCGCCATCATTTCCATTGATTAAATGACCTGGTTTTTTAGGA
Coding sequences within it:
- a CDS encoding ChaN family lipoprotein, whose translation is MKEIKKNKFLSTLAPLSFGEGLGVRFLILLISTSSFSQNKSPYQVFDKNGKKSSYEKILKAAEKSELVLFGEHHDNSIVHWLQLELTKDLAEKKPLILGAEMIEADNQKQLNQYLNDEIDQKKFDTTARLWNNHKTDYKPLVDFAKAKKFPFIATNVPRRYASVVFKKDFAGLDDLSDEEKSWIAPLPIPFDINLPGYQKMLEMMGGHAGEKMPKAQAIKDATMAHFIVQNLKNGTIFVHYNGTYHSDFFEGINWYVDQYRKNTKIITIATVEQKELSKLEQEHYNKADFILVIDEDVTKTY
- a CDS encoding WD40/YVTN/BNR-like repeat-containing protein gives rise to the protein MRKECICFVWFLFAVTFSWAQNENGFKENSLVKNIAFQSVGPTVMSGRVVDVDVNPNNPIEFYVAYASGGLWYSNNNGMSFEPVMDSSPTQNIGEIAVDWKTGTIWVGTGEHNASRSSYAGIGILKSSDKGKTWKNMGLTDSHHIGKIEINPNNSNEIVVGVTGHLYSKNTERGIYKSTDGGNSWRQTLYIDDETGIIDISVSPTNFNIQYAAAWKKDRKAWNFLGNGTTSGIYKSEDGGNSWKLISTPESGFPTGDGVGRIGLAAFDDNTIYALLDNQNNRPSTASKNTTLPTMFSVPGDVFMQIPDKEVNSYLKKRGHTEKYRAQNLKNLVKDGAMKPEEVKSLLLDANAALFETEVIGAEVYKSTDGGKTWKKTHTDFIDDFYYSYGYYFGRIAVDSNNSDKIYLSGVPVLKSDDGGKSFVSINRENVHVDHHIVWVNPKKPGHLINGNDGGLNISYDDGANWIKCNPHGVSQFYSVSVDYQKPYNIYGGMQDNGVWVGPSNYKYNVEWHQEGKYPFESLMGGDGMQTQIDRRNADIVFTGFQFGNYYRIDRSKKEMKYISPKAKKDEKPLRFNWQTPILLSSHNQDILYMGSQYLHRSFDQGETWSPISSDLTQGGKEGNVAYGTLTTISESKQQFGVIYAGSDDGLVHISKDGGVNWQNISTTFPKDLWVSRVVASTHKNDRVYVTLNGYRWDDFKPYVYFSDDYGQTWNSIAPKFETLSVNVLVEDNVNPNILYLGSDNGVYISFDQGKNWQTFNNGMPPVAVHDMVIQTEANDLVVGTHGRSIYKVNLKSIQQLNEETLASDLKIFSVDNLAHSDFWGSTWSKWLPANEPKIDVDYYAKNKGEVTIQVIHENGIVVFEDKQTASIGINQWNYDVEISKSGIEKWKKKDKKVTLTESKNGKTYLIPGKYQIKITQGKISQSTPFEIAQNERNKKE